One part of the Sporosarcina ureae genome encodes these proteins:
- a CDS encoding DUF3298 and DUF4163 domain-containing protein, translating to MKNPAVIETYHLSNTRPKVDVYYPVITKLDDPKVQKKLNDVLFKEMNKLLVENNYYESSLVELVANYEVKNNQRDILSINLIVYSFTGGAHGMTYVKSLTLDTKTGRQYNLQDLFKPGSPYVQKISEYIRRHIQQWKTPVLEPFTKIRPDQDFYIADTSLVVYFQLYEISPYVAGFPYFPIPLLDLQEIIKPNSPADRMLPFIGF from the coding sequence ATGAAAAATCCTGCTGTTATAGAAACGTATCATCTATCGAATACGAGGCCAAAAGTGGATGTGTATTATCCTGTCATCACGAAACTGGATGATCCAAAAGTCCAGAAGAAGCTAAATGACGTACTCTTCAAGGAAATGAATAAATTACTTGTGGAAAATAACTATTATGAATCAAGTCTTGTGGAACTAGTGGCAAATTACGAAGTGAAAAATAACCAACGTGATATTTTAAGCATCAACTTAATCGTCTACTCATTCACAGGCGGAGCGCATGGTATGACATACGTTAAATCGCTGACGCTCGATACGAAGACGGGAAGGCAATACAATTTGCAAGATTTATTTAAGCCGGGCAGTCCATATGTCCAGAAAATCTCGGAATATATTAGACGTCATATTCAGCAATGGAAAACGCCCGTCTTAGAACCATTCACTAAAATACGTCCTGATCAGGATTTCTATATAGCCGATACTAGTTTGGTCGTTTACTTCCAATTGTACGAAATTTCTCCTTACGTGGCAGGTTTCCCTTATTTCCCGATACCGCTACTCGATTTACAAGAAATCATCAAACCGAATAGTCCCGCAGATCGCATGTTACCATTTATCGGATTTTGA
- a CDS encoding proline dehydrogenase family protein — protein sequence MLRDFFIGLSENQLLNQAAQKYGFQLGAQQVVAGTNIEEMIKSVKELNQAGISCTIDNLGEFVFEKSEAIEAKEQILAVVDAIQEHQVDAHISLKPSQLGLDIDYDFCKQQIEEIVERASQNEIFVNFDMENYDRLDPTFKLLDELKVAGYKNIGTVIQAYFHNAMDNTKRYEDTRLRLVKGAYKESPDVAYMDKVDIDENYIKIIEEHLLHGTFTSIATHDHNIINHVKRFVKEHDISRNQFEFQMLYGFRNELQLQLAKEGYNFCTYVPFGEDWYGYFMRRLAERPQNMNLIVKQVFNKKTNTAIGLVAGAFVLGRLSKRGSGEKKDGGWIKYR from the coding sequence ATGCTAAGAGATTTCTTTATTGGATTATCTGAAAATCAACTATTAAATCAAGCTGCCCAAAAATACGGCTTCCAATTAGGAGCCCAACAAGTGGTGGCAGGAACCAACATCGAAGAAATGATCAAAAGTGTCAAAGAGCTCAATCAAGCAGGTATTTCATGCACGATCGACAATCTGGGTGAATTTGTGTTCGAAAAAAGCGAGGCCATCGAAGCGAAAGAACAAATCTTAGCCGTAGTGGACGCAATCCAAGAACATCAAGTGGATGCGCACATCTCACTCAAACCATCACAGCTTGGCCTCGATATTGACTATGACTTTTGTAAACAACAAATCGAAGAAATCGTTGAACGTGCAAGCCAAAACGAGATCTTCGTTAATTTCGACATGGAAAATTACGACCGGCTAGACCCGACGTTTAAGCTACTCGATGAATTGAAGGTGGCGGGCTATAAAAATATCGGTACGGTCATTCAAGCGTATTTCCACAATGCGATGGACAATACGAAAAGATACGAGGATACACGTCTTCGTTTAGTGAAAGGCGCGTATAAAGAGTCGCCTGACGTCGCGTATATGGATAAAGTAGATATTGATGAAAATTATATAAAGATTATTGAAGAACATTTATTGCATGGAACGTTCACGTCGATTGCGACACATGACCACAATATCATCAATCATGTGAAGCGATTTGTGAAAGAGCATGATATTTCCCGTAATCAGTTCGAGTTCCAGATGTTATACGGTTTCCGCAACGAGTTGCAGTTGCAACTGGCGAAAGAGGGCTATAACTTCTGTACATACGTACCATTTGGCGAGGACTGGTACGGGTACTTCATGCGAAGATTAGCGGAGCGTCCGCAGAATATGAATTTGATTGTCAAGCAAGTGTTTAATAAGAAAACGAATACGGCGATTGGTTTAGTCGCGGGGGCGTTTGTGCTTGGGCGTTTGAGCAAGCGTGGGAGTGGCGAGAAGAAAGA
- a CDS encoding YolD-like family protein: MESNRDRGKLKWTSLMLPEHLERLRDWQREDHYIERLELTDWELQTMQETLEVAWRRRCETWIKTWHDGEVRFHQGVIEALDLQTMTIVLRDPFGTERIHVADVMDVRLSKEADGL; encoded by the coding sequence ATGGAAAGCAATCGAGATAGAGGGAAATTGAAGTGGACCTCGCTAATGCTGCCTGAACACCTCGAGAGACTGCGTGATTGGCAACGAGAGGACCACTATATAGAACGACTCGAGTTGACTGACTGGGAGCTACAAACGATGCAGGAGACGCTTGAAGTAGCTTGGCGCAGACGTTGCGAGACATGGATCAAGACGTGGCATGATGGGGAAGTCCGCTTTCATCAAGGGGTGATTGAAGCGCTCGATTTGCAGACGATGACAATTGTACTGCGCGACCCGTTCGGAACAGAAAGAATTCATGTGGCGGATGTCATGGATGTTCGGTTATCAAAAGAAGCTGACGGATTGTAG
- a CDS encoding nucleotide excision repair endonuclease, giving the protein MINITLPKPDVTIVRRKQEMGPDETPIKPIYGFIDFHDIPRDKGGLLLFFNQSDELLFVGKARKLRPRLKKHFEDQVSPLRNHREEVAKISAVIIDDPMEREIYETYVINTQQAKYNVEKAFFRD; this is encoded by the coding sequence ATGATCAATATTACATTACCTAAACCGGACGTAACGATCGTTCGCAGAAAACAAGAAATGGGACCGGATGAAACACCGATCAAGCCAATCTATGGTTTCATCGATTTTCATGATATTCCACGGGATAAAGGCGGCCTTTTGTTGTTCTTCAACCAAAGCGACGAGTTGTTATTCGTAGGAAAAGCACGAAAATTACGTCCACGTCTGAAAAAGCATTTTGAAGACCAAGTGTCTCCATTGCGTAATCACCGTGAAGAAGTAGCGAAAATTTCCGCTGTTATCATCGATGATCCAATGGAACGCGAAATCTACGAAACGTACGTAATCAACACACAGCAAGCCAAGTACAACGTAGAAAAAGCATTTTTCAGAGACTGA